The following is a genomic window from Aminivibrio sp..
AGGAGGGATGAGTGGATGGCGCCTGAAGGAGTATCGAGATTCATCCTGTAAAAGGGGTTCCACCCTGCCTGCTGGGTCCATGCCTCCACGAAAAGCTGATCCCCGCCCTCGACCCGGGCGGAAATCCGGACGGCCGTGTCGGAATTCGGTGGCATCCGGGAAGAAAAATCTGCCGTCAGGGCGTCAAGGATTTTCTTCGTCTCGTCCATCTCCGCGGAAACGGCGATAAGTTCCGTTTCAAGGTTCTCTCTGGTCTTCCTGGCGGCATCTACGTATTCCGGCATGTCAGATCCCTTGAGGTCTTTTGGCAGAGGCCCGGAAAGAAGCTCGAAGGACTGCTTTATCGCCGAGGTTCTGCCCGTGAGAACGGCGAGTTTTTTTTCGTTTTCTTTAATTTGGGCATGGAGATCCCTCAATGCCTCAGGAATCCACCCCGGTCGGGGAACGCCGGTCGCCTCGAAAGACATGATTTTCTGCCCGTCAGCGGGGAGAGGGCGGACTGTGGACGGGTCGAAGCTTCCCGGTAGATCAAAGTTTACGTGAGGAGCGACGGGTACCGAGAAGAGGACGCGGGCACCCCTCGGATAGAGGTCGACTTTCGCTACGTCGGGAAGAATGGGTTCAGCAGAGCCAAAGCCGGCGAAACCAAACAGGACCATAGCGTATGTTGCCAGTACAGTGCAGGCAAATTTCATTTCACTTCCTCCTTTCATCCCCTGTGCGGGGGGAGATCTTTTTCAAATGATATCAGAAAACACCCCGGAAGAACCGGATATGTCCGTCGATTCTTGTTTTTTTGTTTTTCCCCGGAAACGGGTATAATGCTTTTCGGGCAGCAAGCCCGGAAGCAAAGGAGGGGAGCAGCGTGCTCAAATGTGGAATAATAGGCCTTCCCCTGAGCGGAAAAAGTACTGTATTCAATGTGGTCACCCGCGCGGGCGCCGAGGTAAAACCCTATGCAAGCGGAAAAACAGACCCTAACAGGGCGATGGTCAACGTGCCGGATGAACGGTTCGACAACCTGGTCCGGATTTTTGGACCGCGGAAAGAAACGCCGGCGACGGTGGAATTCGTGGATCTCGCCGGGCTGTCGAGGAATGCGAGCAAGGGAGAAGGTCTGGGGAATTCTTTTCTCTCCTTCGTCTCCGAATCTGACGCTCTTGTTCATGTGATACGCCTGTTTGAAAACCCGGATGTGCCTCACCCGGAAAATACCATCGATCCAGTAAGGGACTGGTCGATAGTGGAAATGGAGCTTATTTTCCGGGACCTTGGCGTCATCGAGAACAGGCTTTCCAGGCTCAAGGCGAAGAAAAAAAACATCCCCTCCGAACAGGCCGAAGAAGTCCTGCTGGAAAAATGCCAGGCCTGTCTCCTGGAAGAGCGCCCGCTGAGGGACCTCCATCTCACCCAGGAAGAAATTCGCACCTTGAGCGGTTTTGCCTTTGTAACGCTGAAACCGGAAATGATCGTGGCCAATCTTGACGAAAGCCAGACGGATGAACACCTCCCTCTTCTGGAATCACTCCGTTCCCTCGCCACGGAAAAAGGTCTGAGCTTCGTCAGGGTTTTCGGGAAAATGGAAATGGAACTTGCGGACCTCACGCCGGAGGAGCAGGCCGAATTCATGCAGGACCTGGGAGTGAAAGAACCCGGACGAAACCGGCTTATCACCGAAGCCTACAAGCTTCTCGGCCTCATCTCCTTTTTCACTTCCGGCAAAGACGAGGTAAAGGCCTGGACGCTCCGCCAGGGAGAGACAGCCGTTGATGCGGCAGGAACGATCCACTCCGACCTGGCGCGAGGGTTTATCCGCGCCCAGGTGGTTTCCTACGACGATTTTGTCGCCCATGAAGCGTCCCTGGCGAAGTGCCGCGAAAAAGGCGTTCTTCGTCTCGAGGGGAAGGAGTACAAAGTCCTCGACGGGGACATGATAGAAATACGCTTCAATGTCTAGTATGGTAAAATCAGATTTCAAATTTTCCATAAAGAGGAGGCGCTTCTAATGGCCATGCCAATGCAGGTAAGTCTCGACGAAATTCTCTCCATGCTTCTCGCGAGGGTGGACAGCCTCGCCCTGAGCGACGAGAATTCGAAAAGCAAGTTCAATATCATCACCCGCGTACTTTACAAAAAAGGAATAATCACCGACCAGGACGTGATTGATTCCATCAGGGAAGAGCACAGAATGCTGAAGAGCCTCGGCCTGATTGCCGAAGAACCTGAAGAGGATGTTGTTTTAGCCATCGCCGAGAACATTCTCCAGTGGATCAAGGGTGACGTGAACGCCCTGAAGAAGGGCATGGAAGAATACGAGAAAAAGATGCAGGAAGCCATGAACAGGCAAAACCAGAAGCCCAAGATCGACATCGCTTCCCCGGCGGTGCTGCAGCAGCTCAACCGCATGGGGGGAAAGCAGGGAGGCGGCAGCAAGCTGATCCTGTAAAGCCTGACTGACCCGAACATGAGGGCCCGCCGTTCTTTCCGGCGGGCCCGTTTTTTCGTTACTGACTTTTTGCCGTCCGGATAATCCGTTCGATTTCAGAAAGCAGTGGTTTGACCTTTGGGTTGGAAGCTCTTTTGTTGAACGCCTGGGCTGGGGTGACCGGTGCTCCCCAGTAGACCTGGTTTGCGTTCCTGTCGACGGTAATGCTCGCCCCTTCCAGGGATAGCCCCGCAAAAAGCCCTTTCGACATGGAATAGCTGTAGATCGATGCCCTCAGCCTGTAGTCCGTTCCCAGCTCTCCCCGCCTTCCTACGGGCCCGGCAGCCACAGCCAGGTCACCTCCGAGCTTGACGTTGTTTCCCTTGAAGCCGTCAAGCCCCCTGTCATTGGTAATGACCAGCACAAGGGCTATGGACTGCGCTCCTATCTGAAGCCCCCAGGAAGCCCCGGCGATAGTGGCGAAAGAAGGACCGTACCATTTTTTCGTCCCGTGATCCCTCCTCAGAACGAGACCTTCTCCGTACTGGCCCCCGAAAACGAGGCCCGCCTTTATCACCGAAGGGAAAATGGCAACCCCTTTCGCCTGTTCCAGAAGCTCTCCCATGGTTTCGGCATCCTTCTGCCGTGCCATTTCCCTGAGGATCCTGATAGAATCCTCTATTCTCCCTGCCGGGGTGGAAGCCTCTCCGAAAGAGGGCGCCCAGAGAAAAAGAATTGAAAACAGAAAGAGTGCCGTCAGGCATTTGCTTCGCACATTCAACCCCTCCATTCCATAAATCTCTAAAAAGGGACTTTAGCACAAAGTGTTCTTTCCCGACAGGGGAAATTACCGTTCGGGCAGTAACCTTCAAGCACATTCCGCAGAACAGGGTATATCATGCGGGGTAGGACTAAATTCGCAGTTTTTCAGGCAGAGGGAGTGTCCGCCGGGCATAAGGTGATTTCGGACCGTCAGGGGCGAAGAGATCCCGCTCCGCGCACTTTGCGGCCATACCCCCTTGGGGACGGCACGGGGCGGAAAAACGGCATGGATGTCGGTTTCACAGGCAGCCATCCGCCGAACGAAGGGAGCCGCGGTGATCGATTTGGCGGTTGTCATGGACGACAACCCGCGCCCCCCCGCCCAAGCGAGTTTCGGTGACGCTCCCGTTGCCTGCGGATTTAGGAAAGGATAGGGTATTTGACTCTCTCCATGCCATGGGATACACTTCCAATCGGTAATTATCCCGCCGACAGACGGAGGTAAACATACAATGGACACCATGGACCGTATTGAAGACCTGCTGGATGAAGCTTATTCCACGGACGACCCCGAAGAGATGGAGCACCTTGCAAGGGAAGTGCTCGCCCTTGACGAAAATAACGTGGAAGCCCTCATTCTGTTGGCTGACACCCTTGAGTATTCGCAGGAAAAAATCGACATGCTTGAAAAAGCAAGGAATGCCCTGGCTGACGATATGGAGAATATACACCTTGTCTCCGGAGAAAGCCTCCTCGAAGACGAATCGGGAATGCTGTATATTGCGGTAATGCAGCGCCTGGGATTCGCCCTCTTTTCCGAGGGAAAGAACGATGAAGCACTCGCCATCGCACGGGAAATTGACCGTTATGACCCGGATAGAGAAACCCTCGGCAGAACCCTTCTGTATCGTGTTCTCCTCGAAATGGGGAAAGATTCGGAGGTCCTCCAGGAGACACTGCGCGACGAGGAAACGAGCCCTGCCATGGCTCACAGCAAGGCCATAGCGTCATTCCGTCTTTCAGGTGCCGGACGGACATCTTACAGGGCGCTCTGGGAAGCATTTGCCGCCGGACCTGACATCCCCTTTTACATTCTGGGATATTTCGACGAGCCTGAAGATGAGTCGGAAGAACTGGAGGAAGAGTACAATTTTGCTCTCCTTTTTGAGGATATCTGGTCTTCGGAAAACGAGCTGATCAAATGGCTTACACGGGGAACAATCCTCCTTGGGCTTACTGCATCCCTTTTTCCCCGGGAGACGGCGGAAAAAATGCTCATCCTGGCTGATGCCCTCGACATCGCAGATCTGGCCGAGGAAGCCATGGTCAAGGCTGAAAGCAGGGGGGACTGGGGAGTGCTTTCCAGGGAAGAGCGTATCGCCGAAGCCCTGAAAATCATTTCCGAGGGCACTTACCTTCCGCTGACGGAATGATACCTCCGGAGGGAATGTATCATCAGAGTCTGCAGGGGAACTGTCTGCCACGTGCGCGTAAGCGCCAAGATAGCCGAGATAGATAATGGAAAAGATAATGAGCATGCTCGGTATTGAGGAGAACGGGACTACGGACGATCTTCGCTTCACGCTGAAGCCCGTCCCGTGCCTTGGATGCCGGGGACTGTCCCCGGTCGTCATGATCGTTGATGACATCCACGGAAGGCTTGCTGACGATCCGGCGAAACTTCGGGCATGTCCCGACGATTATTCCTGATTATGCTTGAAGACCTTTCCCACCATATCCTTGATATCGCGGAAAACGGAGTGAACGCCGGAGCCGATGAAATATCGGTGGAAATCGACGATTCCGCAGAAAGACTTCTTTTTTCCGTGAAAGACAACGGGCGGGGAATGACGGAAGAAATGGTGAAGACCGTTGTGAATCCCTTCTATACCACGAGGACTGAACGACGGGTGGGACTCGGTCTTCCCTTTCTCAAACAGCTTGCTGAACTGTGCGGCGGAACCTTTTCCATCGACTCGGAACCCGGCAGGGGGACGGTAGTGACGGCCACCTTCCTGAAGTCGTCCATTGATTTGCCCCCCCTCGGAGACATCCCTTCGACCCTCATGACCCTTTTCATCGGGAACCCGAATATTTCATGGAAATATACCCACCGGCGGAACGGGAAAGAATTTACAGTGGACAGCAAGGAGCTCAGGGAAGCCCTCGGGGGAGGGAATCCCTTTCTCGAACCTGCGATCGCCCTGGGAGTCAGGGAATTTATCAAAACGAATATAGACGAACTGTACGAAAAACCTGGAAAAACACTCTGATCACATGGGTGAAATGAATGACCGGCAAAAAATTCGAAGCCCGGGCGCTCTAAGGAAGTTCTTGTCATCACCGCCGGCTGCCTTGACGTCGTCCCGGGTTAGATCCTGCCTCCAAGACCCCGGGATTCAAGCCGGCGCTGTCAGGGTGGAAAAATCATAGCCCTCGAATGAGTTAAAAAAGAGAAATCCGGGAAATTGTTCCGGATTCCTCCAAAGAAAAATTTCAATCACAATACGTACAGGAGGAAGGAAAGAGTATGAAAACACCTGCAGAACTTGCAAAAGCGGCGTGCGCGGTATCAAAGGTTAAGGGGAATCTTTCGGTCCGCCAGATGATGCTCATGGGTATTCTAGCGGGAGCGTACGTTGCCTTCGCAGGATGGCTGATGACGGTTGTTTCCCACGACATGACCCAGCACTTCGGCAGCGGATTCACCCGCTTTATGTCCGGCGCCGTGTTCAGTGTGGGGCTCATGATGGTGGTCATAAGCGGTTCGGAACTTTTCACGGGGAACTGCATGATGCCCCTGGGCTATTTCGCCGGCTGCACTCCACTGAAAAAGATCCTCAGGAACTGGGGATGGGTTTACACCGCCAACCTTATCGGCAGCATCCTCATCGCAGTCCTGATTTATTTCTCCGGCCTTGCGGACAACGCGGTCGGCGGAAGGGCACTCCAGGTTGCGGCGGGCAAGATGTCCCTCCCGGTCATCCAGGGATTCTTCCGCGGAATCCTCTGCAACTGGATCGTGGTCCTCGCCGTCTGGATGTCCATGGCGGCCGGTGACATCATCGGAAAGGTCTGGGCGATCTTCTTCCCCATCATGGCCTTTGTTGCAGGCGGTTTTGAGCACTGCATCGCCAACATGTACTTCATGTCTCTCGCCCTTCTTCTCAAGGGGACTCCCGCAGCGGTCAGCGCCTCCGGGCTTACGGAGCAGGCGATGTCCAGTATTTCTCTCGGCGGGTTCTTCAACAACCTCATCCCCGTGACTATTGGGAATATGGTCGGCGGCATCCTGTTTGTCGCTGTCTTTTACTACTTTATTTTCCAGGACGGCCTGACCGATCTCGAATAAAGGCCGGCAGAAGGTAATTCCATGGAGGGGCGTCCCTAAACCTAAATCCGCAGGTTTTTCAGGCAGAGGGAGTGTCGCCGGGCATAAGGTGAATTCGCCCCGCCAGGGGCGAAGAGATTATCCCCTGGGGGACAGCGCCCGGGCCGAGAAACCGACACGGATGTCGGTTTCAGGTGCAGTTGTCAAGGACGACAATCTGCACCGGCGGCCCAAGCGAGCACCGGTGACACTCCCGCTGCCTGCGGATTTAGGCTAAAGGCGTCTCTCCTTTTTTATATGGTATAATATACACAAAGAAAGAAGACGATACCCTGCGATGCCCGTGATCGTGATATTTGTCTTGAGCCAACACTCGAACCTTGCGGGGCTGACAGTTTGGGCCGGTGAAGGAGATGCTCCGGCATTGACGGAACTGAGGCTCAACAGGCCCCAAACGTTAAGGACCGGGTCAAGACGTTCATGACACGACATTGCGGGGGAGGTAGATACAGGGGCGGGGAGAAACAACCTCGCCCCTGTCTAGTGTAAAAAGGAGGCGCACCCATGTCCGCAGGCATCACCGCGCCGTTCTGGCATCCGGCTTTTTCTGAAGGTTTCATCCTCGACTGGGATGGAGTTCTTGCTGAAACACGGCTGAACTTTGCCCCCATACGCGCCAAATATTTTGACGGAAAGTTCGTCCCCCTTTTCGAGGCGGTGGAAACCCTCCCTCCCCCTCTTGGAGAACAGCTCAGAAAAGACATCTATGACGTGGAAATGGCGGGCGCTGAATCGGCGGTGGCCGTCGAAGGAGCCCGGGAATTGGTTGAATGGCTCGAAGGGGAAGATATCCCCTGGTGCGTTGTCTCAAGAAACTGCATGGACTCCATATCCCTTGCCGCCGAAAGGGCAGGTCTTACCCTTCCTCCGGTGGTCCGGAGCCGGGACGTGCCGCCTCTGAAACCTGCTCCCGAAGCACTCTGGTCTGCGGCGGAACAGATCGGCGTGCCCTCAAAGAAATGCGTCATGGTGGGAGATTTTGTCTACGATCTCGTGGGTGCCCGCCGGGCAGGAATGCGGGCCGTGCTCGTTCAGCGTCCTGAAGCGGAGTGGAAACACTGGGCGGATGTTTCCTTCGATCGGCTTTTCGAGTTCGTGGAATCCCTCAAAAATCCGGAAGCCCTGGTTCCCTGGGAGTATGCTTCTCTCGTTTCCCAGAAAGGGGCTGACAGCCTTCTCTCGGGACGAAAAAAAGGGGCGGTGCTTTCATCGAAAGCGCCGGACGTTCTTTCCCGGCTCCTGGAAAAAGCGGAGGAGGGAATGCTGTTTTTCCAACTTGACGATCAGGCCGCTCATCTTTCTCCGGACCAGTGGAAAAAACTGCCCGGCCTTTCCCCTGTCTGGCTGGACCAGCCTTTGAAAATGGCGGCTGAATACGTCCTGGAAATCCGTTTCCCCCTTGCCTCCCTTGTAGAGAAAGAAACATCCCCGGACGGGCTGGAGTGGGAAACCCTTTCCGAATGTACAGGAGGGAGCTTGGAATGAACTCCCCGGGTACAAACCGGTGGGAAGTCCCCCTTGCGGAACGGATGCGTCCGAAAACCCTCGACGAGTTTACGGGCCAGGGGCATCTTCTCGGACCGGGGGCGCCTCTCCGGAAGCTCCTGGAGTCAAACCGGACGCCGAGCTGCATTCTGTACGGCCCCCCCGGGGTTGGAAAGACGACCCTGGTCAGGCTCATGGCTTCGGAAACAGGAAGAGACATCCTGGAGATCAACGCCGTCTCGGCGAAAGTGTCGGAACTCCGTGACCTCGTAGCCGAGGCGTCCAACCTCAAGGCCATGAGAGCGGGTCACGCCGCTATCGCATTTGTGGACGAAATATACCACTTCAACAAGAGCCAGCAGAACGCCCTTCTGCCGTCGGTGGAGAAGGGAGACCTCATCCTCGTGGGCACCACCACTGAAAATCCGTGGTTTGAAATCAACAAGACCCTTCTTTCCAGGATGGTTGTTTTCCAGCTCAACCCCCTTTCGGAAGAGGAGCTCGCAACGCTGTTGAAACGGGCTCTTGCCGATCGGGAACGGGGGCTCGGGAACCTGGAAATCGACGCCGAGGAAAAAGCCTTGCGGCGGATTGCGTCCATGGCCGGGGGAGACGCCCGGCAGGCCCTCACCCGGCTTGAATTCATCGCCGCTTCCGTCGCGGCACGGGGCGGTACGATCCTTACCGAAGAAGGGGTGCTCTCCGCCCTTCCCCTGGCGGCAGTCCGGTTCGATAAGGCTTCCGAAGACCATTTCGCCGTAATTTCCGCCCTAATAAAAAGCATCAGAGGATCCGACCCCGATGCAGCCGTATACTGGCTGGCACGTCTGCTGGCCGGAGGGGAAAACCTCCGGTTCATTTGCAGGCGCCTTCTCATTTCCGCCGCTGAAGACGTGGGGCTCGCCGACCCGAATGCCCTCACTGTCGCGGCCGCCGCGGTCCAGGCCGTCGAAATGACAGGCATGCCCGAAGCCAGGATCATCCTCGCCGAGGCGGTCATCTATCTAGCCGCGGCTCCGAAGAGCAACAGCGCCTATCTTGCCGTCGACGGCGCATCCAAGGCCATCGAAAAAGGAGACCTCCAGGAAGTCCCTTTCCACCTGCGGCCCGACGGTTCGGGGTATGTCTACCCCCACGACGATCCCAGGCACTGGGTGCCCCAGAGGTACATGGACATGCAGCGCAGGTTCTATTTTCCTGGAACGCTTGGAATCGAGGGGCAAATGGCTTCCCGTCTGCGGAAATTCTGGAGACGGTTCAGCAAAGAAGAGGACTCCTAGCTTACAGGCCTTTCAGGGTGCCGAAAAGTTCGTAGGCGAGAATGCCTGCAAGCTCCCGTAGGGCGAGAGAAGTATTTCTCAGCCCCGCTGCTGAGGGAAGCAGATCGGTGGCATTGATCCTACCGGCTCCTTCAAGGCGCCCGGAGGAAAGAGCGCGCACGGGGATAGACCCGAGAAACCGGGCAGCCGAATTCATGGACCGGCGAAGATGAAACCCGGACGTCACCAGAATGACTTCATCAAATCCCCTCTCCCTGATTATCTCCGACGAGAAAAGAAAATTCTCCCAGGTAGTTCTTGACTGTCCTTCTACAAGCAGCTCGCCTGAAAAACCGATTTTCTCCGCCGTCCGCCGGACCATTTCTTCTATCCGACCGCCTGCCGCCTTTTCCGGATACCCCCCCGAATAGAGAAGGGGAGCGCCCAGTTTCCGTGCGACAGAGGCGCCTGCAACAAATCGCTGAAGGGTTTCCGGGCTCATGGTGAAGACGGTATCGCTTTCGTCGGCGGACCAGATCCCTCCCGCCGGCACAAGCACGACAGGGGCTCTTCCCTCCGCGCCGTTTATTTCCAGCGGATAGGGTTCTTCCAGGGGGATGAGGAAAAAACGGGCTGTCAGCGGAATGGAAAAGACATACAGAAAAAAGGCAAAGAAAAAAGCGAAAGAAGAAGGGGAAACCCCCTTCCTTTCGCTTTTGCGGTAAAAAAACAGTCCTCCGAGAAGTGCGCCGGTCACAAAAACCCCGGGAAGGGTCAAAAAAGCCCCGATTGCCTTGTAAAGAAAATAGGTAAAGGTCATTCTCCGTAGTTATATTCCATGGAGAGTTCAGCCCTGTGGCTCTTCAGGAATTCAAGAAGGCTGTTCTTACTTGTTGTAATGTGCGCCCTCGTTTCCTCCCTCGCCTTCGGTCTGTCTCCCGAAAGGACGGCGTCTATGATCGCAAGGTGTCCCCAAGTGAACCGGGTGATCGGGGACCGCTCGACGGAAAAGGGTCTGCAGAGGTTGATCAGGTCGGAGATATTGTTCAGCATCAGTGCAAGGAAGCGGTTTGTGCAGGCCTGATAAATCATCAGGTGGAAGGCCCTGTCCTCTCTGACGTAGGTTTCTGCAGGTGTGGCATCGGTCATTTCTTCGAAAATTTTCCGGTATTTCAGAAGTTCGTTCTTCGGCGGCCGGGTACACAGATTTTCAACGGCGAGAATTTCCAGTTCCGTCCTCAGCTCGTACAGGTCGGCCGCATCCTTCATGCTCGGCAGGGTAACAAAAGCTCCACGCCTGGGGGTCAGCGTCACTAGGCCGGTCTGGGCCAGCTGCCGGATTGCCTCGCGAACGGGGGTTCGTGAAACCGCCATCTGCTCGGCGAGTTCGATCTCTGAAAGCTTCGATCCCGGCCGGATGGCCCCGTTGACAATGGCTTCCCTCAGTTTTTCATACACAATCTGTCGCAGCCCCTGATTGAATGCCGGCGACAATGGATTCTTTTCCACAAGAATTGACCTCCCCTTACAGCACAATGTACTCATTATACTGCATGAGAAGTACTTGTAAAAGTGCCTGAAACGACCTTACGGACAGGTCGTTGGTTCTCCTTTTTTCTCCCGTTCCAGGTGGTCGTACCACAGGGAGAGGGCGTATATCCCGTCCGAGAGGCGGTTGACATATTGATACGCATCCTCCGCGAGCTCTCCTGTCCGAAAAAGCCTCACCGCCGCACGCTCAGCCCTTCGCGCCACGGTCCGGGCCACGTGCAGTGCTGCCCCTGGCGTGGAATCGCCGGGCCGGACAAAATGGAAATTCTTGCCCGTCACTTCCCCAACCTTCTCAGTAATTTCCTCCAGCATACGGATATCCGGGCAGGAGAGTCCCGGATAGAGGGCTATATATCCCATGAGTTTCCCCAGTTCCTGCTCGAGCATACACAGCCGTTCGCAGATCTCGGGGTATTCGCACAAAGACCGGGCCATTCCGATGTGTGCCTGGCATTCATCAAGAGTCCCGTAGGTTTCCACTCTCGGATGGTCCTTCGGAATTCTCTCGCCGTTTCCAATGGACGTTTCTCCCTTGTCCCCTCCTTTTGTGGTGATCCAGACATCTCCCATGGCTGACACTCCCGTCTCAGTCCTGTATGCAGCCCGCGCAGGTATCGCAGCTTCCTCCTCCGCAGCTCTCAAAGGTGGAAAACACCACACGGATGAGAGCGTCGGTCAGCACTCCGGGGGGCAGAGCCTGATACTCCCTGCCTTCAATCCCCAGGGTTCGCGTCTTGAAGGATGTGCCGTCCGGGAGGAGGCATCCCTCGCACATTTCGTAGCTTACCGGAACTCCGAGAACTTCCTCGATGCTTTTTTCTTCTGGGATTCCCGTTTCCGGCGAGAAGAAGGAAATAAAGTTCAGTTTCCCCGCGTTTCTCTCCGTTATAGTGTGGATCTCCATAACCTGGAGATCCGGCTGTATGTTCAGGTTCGCCAGCTTGGGCGAAAGATTTTCGATCACGGAAAGAAGATGCGTTTTTGTTTCTTCGCAGGGAGCGCAGGAAGCCCCTGAATCCCCTGACGGAACGTACTGTCGTATTATCAGTTTATTCATCAGTTTAACCTCCTCTTTGAATTTCTTCATTATACACTCCATGCAGGCCGGGGGGAATGAAAACCGAGCAATATGGTATAATTAAATCAATGTATAACCATACCAATTAACAAAGGAGATGATTTCCATAAAAAAATTCCTGAAAATCCAGCTTCTTTTCATCATTGCTGTGGCTGCAGCTTCTCTTCTCTCTGCAGCCCCCTCTCACGCGGCCATGGGAGAGATTCAGGGTTTTTCCTTTTCCGGTTTCGGCCCCGGGGAAAGTTCCGCCCCCGACGGCAATCCCGACGCAGTGTTTTCAGTTTCAATTACCGGCTTTGGCGCCCTTGCCGACTTCTCAATCCGTTCCGAAGACGGAAAATCCGCATGGGACACCACACCAGGAAATAACATACCCGGGATTCACGTTCAGGACGGCGCCGGGAAACTGTTGACGGACAGCAGCAGAAGTCTTCCCATTACCCCTTTCCTCCTTGGGGCTTCCTTCGTCCTCACTGTGCATGACGACGGTTCCTTGGCCAGGGGAGGCAAATTCACCCTGACCGCTCTTTTTGTCGACGGATCGCAAAGTTCGGCGACGGTGGAAATACCTCCATCCGTGAAGGAGGAACCCGCGCAGTCCGCCCAGGTACGAATCCTTTCCGCCCGGTGGAGCGATGAGGCAAAACGGGATCTCACGGGAGATTACGAAAAATTGGCGGGGGACGG
Proteins encoded in this region:
- a CDS encoding formate/nitrite transporter family protein, whose protein sequence is MKTPAELAKAACAVSKVKGNLSVRQMMLMGILAGAYVAFAGWLMTVVSHDMTQHFGSGFTRFMSGAVFSVGLMMVVISGSELFTGNCMMPLGYFAGCTPLKKILRNWGWVYTANLIGSILIAVLIYFSGLADNAVGGRALQVAAGKMSLPVIQGFFRGILCNWIVVLAVWMSMAAGDIIGKVWAIFFPIMAFVAGGFEHCIANMYFMSLALLLKGTPAAVSASGLTEQAMSSISLGGFFNNLIPVTIGNMVGGILFVAVFYYFIFQDGLTDLE
- a CDS encoding DUF2703 domain-containing protein, which produces MNKLIIRQYVPSGDSGASCAPCEETKTHLLSVIENLSPKLANLNIQPDLQVMEIHTITERNAGKLNFISFFSPETGIPEEKSIEEVLGVPVSYEMCEGCLLPDGTSFKTRTLGIEGREYQALPPGVLTDALIRVVFSTFESCGGGSCDTCAGCIQD
- a CDS encoding lipid-binding SYLF domain-containing protein, which produces MRSKCLTALFLFSILFLWAPSFGEASTPAGRIEDSIRILREMARQKDAETMGELLEQAKGVAIFPSVIKAGLVFGGQYGEGLVLRRDHGTKKWYGPSFATIAGASWGLQIGAQSIALVLVITNDRGLDGFKGNNVKLGGDLAVAAGPVGRRGELGTDYRLRASIYSYSMSKGLFAGLSLEGASITVDRNANQVYWGAPVTPAQAFNKRASNPKVKPLLSEIERIIRTAKSQ
- a CDS encoding HAD family hydrolase yields the protein MSAGITAPFWHPAFSEGFILDWDGVLAETRLNFAPIRAKYFDGKFVPLFEAVETLPPPLGEQLRKDIYDVEMAGAESAVAVEGARELVEWLEGEDIPWCVVSRNCMDSISLAAERAGLTLPPVVRSRDVPPLKPAPEALWSAAEQIGVPSKKCVMVGDFVYDLVGARRAGMRAVLVQRPEAEWKHWADVSFDRLFEFVESLKNPEALVPWEYASLVSQKGADSLLSGRKKGAVLSSKAPDVLSRLLEKAEEGMLFFQLDDQAAHLSPDQWKKLPGLSPVWLDQPLKMAAEYVLEIRFPLASLVEKETSPDGLEWETLSECTGGSLE
- the ychF gene encoding redox-regulated ATPase YchF, translated to MLKCGIIGLPLSGKSTVFNVVTRAGAEVKPYASGKTDPNRAMVNVPDERFDNLVRIFGPRKETPATVEFVDLAGLSRNASKGEGLGNSFLSFVSESDALVHVIRLFENPDVPHPENTIDPVRDWSIVEMELIFRDLGVIENRLSRLKAKKKNIPSEQAEEVLLEKCQACLLEERPLRDLHLTQEEIRTLSGFAFVTLKPEMIVANLDESQTDEHLPLLESLRSLATEKGLSFVRVFGKMEMELADLTPEEQAEFMQDLGVKEPGRNRLITEAYKLLGLISFFTSGKDEVKAWTLRQGETAVDAAGTIHSDLARGFIRAQVVSYDDFVAHEASLAKCREKGVLRLEGKEYKVLDGDMIEIRFNV
- a CDS encoding replication-associated recombination protein A; the protein is MNSPGTNRWEVPLAERMRPKTLDEFTGQGHLLGPGAPLRKLLESNRTPSCILYGPPGVGKTTLVRLMASETGRDILEINAVSAKVSELRDLVAEASNLKAMRAGHAAIAFVDEIYHFNKSQQNALLPSVEKGDLILVGTTTENPWFEINKTLLSRMVVFQLNPLSEEELATLLKRALADRERGLGNLEIDAEEKALRRIASMAGGDARQALTRLEFIAASVAARGGTILTEEGVLSALPLAAVRFDKASEDHFAVISALIKSIRGSDPDAAVYWLARLLAGGENLRFICRRLLISAAEDVGLADPNALTVAAAAVQAVEMTGMPEARIILAEAVIYLAAAPKSNSAYLAVDGASKAIEKGDLQEVPFHLRPDGSGYVYPHDDPRHWVPQRYMDMQRRFYFPGTLGIEGQMASRLRKFWRRFSKEEDS
- a CDS encoding YdcF family protein, with the protein product MTFTYFLYKAIGAFLTLPGVFVTGALLGGLFFYRKSERKGVSPSSFAFFFAFFLYVFSIPLTARFFLIPLEEPYPLEINGAEGRAPVVLVPAGGIWSADESDTVFTMSPETLQRFVAGASVARKLGAPLLYSGGYPEKAAGGRIEEMVRRTAEKIGFSGELLVEGQSRTTWENFLFSSEIIRERGFDEVILVTSGFHLRRSMNSAARFLGSIPVRALSSGRLEGAGRINATDLLPSAAGLRNTSLALRELAGILAYELFGTLKGL
- a CDS encoding cob(I)yrinic acid a,c-diamide adenosyltransferase translates to MGDVWITTKGGDKGETSIGNGERIPKDHPRVETYGTLDECQAHIGMARSLCEYPEICERLCMLEQELGKLMGYIALYPGLSCPDIRMLEEITEKVGEVTGKNFHFVRPGDSTPGAALHVARTVARRAERAAVRLFRTGELAEDAYQYVNRLSDGIYALSLWYDHLEREKKGEPTTCP
- a CDS encoding GntR family transcriptional regulator, coding for MEKNPLSPAFNQGLRQIVYEKLREAIVNGAIRPGSKLSEIELAEQMAVSRTPVREAIRQLAQTGLVTLTPRRGAFVTLPSMKDAADLYELRTELEILAVENLCTRPPKNELLKYRKIFEEMTDATPAETYVREDRAFHLMIYQACTNRFLALMLNNISDLINLCRPFSVERSPITRFTWGHLAIIDAVLSGDRPKAREETRAHITTSKNSLLEFLKSHRAELSMEYNYGE
- a CDS encoding NAD(P)H-dependent oxidoreductase subunit E; this encodes MEKIMSMLGIEENGTTDDLRFTLKPVPCLGCRGLSPVVMIVDDIHGRLADDPAKLRACPDDYS
- a CDS encoding ATP-binding protein — its product is MLEDLSHHILDIAENGVNAGADEISVEIDDSAERLLFSVKDNGRGMTEEMVKTVVNPFYTTRTERRVGLGLPFLKQLAELCGGTFSIDSEPGRGTVVTATFLKSSIDLPPLGDIPSTLMTLFIGNPNISWKYTHRRNGKEFTVDSKELREALGGGNPFLEPAIALGVREFIKTNIDELYEKPGKTL